In the genome of Bosea sp. ANAM02, the window CCGGCGGGGCCGAGTTCGAGGTCGAGGGATTTCCGGCAGGGTCGGTCGGATCGGTCGCCTGGCTGCCGGACGGTTCGGGGCTGGTCTTCCCGCTCGACGGCTCGACCTCGTCGCCGGACATCTGGCGCTTCGATATCGCGACGAAGCAGGTTAAGCGCCTGACGGATGCCTCGAAGGCCGGGCTCGATCAATCCACCTTCGTCGAGCCGACGGTCGCGAGCACCAAGAGCTTCGACGGGCTGGAGGTGCCGTTCTTCGTCTACCGGCCGCGCGGCAAGGCGCCGGAAGGCGGCCACCCGGCCGTCGTCGTCGTACATGGCGGGCCGGAGGCGCAGTGGACCCCGATCTTCCGGGCCGACCTGCAGTTCTTCCTGAGCCAGGGCATCATGGTGATCGCGCCCAACGTGCGCGGCTCGACCGGCTATGGCCGCAGCTACCACCATCTCGACGACAAGCATCTGCGCATGGACAGCGTCGCCGACCTCAAGGCGGTCAGGCTGTGGCTGCGTGAGCAATCCGACGTGAACGACGAGCGCGTCGCGGTTTATGGCCGCTCCTATGGCGGCTTCATGGTGCTGGCGGCGCTGACCGAGCAGCCCGAGCTGTGGAAGGTCGGGATCGAGTTCTACGGCATCGCCAATTTCCTGACGCTGCTGGAGACGACCGGGCCATGGCGGCGCTACCTGCGCGCGGTGGAATATGGCGATCCCGTTACCGATCGCGAGAACCTGATCCGCTTCTCGCCGATCCACAAGCTCGACCAGATCCGCGTGCCGCTCTTCATCGCGCAGGGCTTCGACGATCCTCGCGTGCCGCCGGGCGAGAGCGAGATGGTCTATTCGGTGCTGCGCGGCCTCGGCCGCCCGGTCGAGTATGTGCGCATCCCGCATGAGGGCCATGGCTTCGCCCGGATCGAGAACCGGCGCACCGTCTTCGGCGGCGTGGCCCGATTCCTGCGAGAGCATCTTTGAGCGCCCCCGGCATCTGAAAGGACGCAAGCCATGCAGAACTCCGAGATCATCTGGGAGCTGGTCGATGCCAAGCGGCAGCCTTTCGAGGCGCTGAGCGACCGCGTCTGGGGCATGCCCGAGATCGCCTATACCGAGTACCGCTCGGTCGGCGAGCATATCGCGATGCTGAAGGAGCAGGGCTTCCGCATCACCGAGAATGTCGCGGGCATCCCGACGGCCGTGATGGGCGAGGCGGGCGAGGGCGGCCCGGTCATCGCCATCCTCGGCGAATACGACGCGCTGCCGGGTCTCAGCCAGGAGGCCAATATCGCCGAGCCGAAGCCGGTCGAGGCCGGCGGCCACGGCCATGGCTGCGGCCATAACATGCTGGGCTCGGCGGCGCTGCTGGCGGCGACCGCGGTGAAGGACTGGCTCGCCAGGACCGGCCGGCCGGGGCGCGTGCGCTATTTCGGCTGCCCGGCCGAAGAGGGTGGCGCGGCCAAGGCCTTCATGGTGCGGGCCGGCGCGTTCGACGATGTCGATGTCGCGATCTCCTGGCATCCGGCCTCGATGACCAAGGTCGACGACGCCCTGTCGCTGGCCAATACCCGCATGGATTTCCAGTTCACCGGCCGCGCCTCGCATGCGGCGGCTGCGCCGCATCTCGGCCGCTCGGCGCTCGATGCGGTGGAATTGATGAATGTCGGCGTCAACTACATGCGCGAGCATGCGCCGTCCGACGCCCGCATCCATTATGCTTATCTCGATACCGGCGGCATCGCTCCCAATGTCGTGCAGGCCTCGGCCAAGGTGCGCTACGCCATCCGGGCGCGCGACCTCGCCGGCATGCTGGAGCTCAACGAGCGCGTGAAGAAGATCGCCGAGGGCGCGGCCTTGATGACCGAGACCACGGTCTCGATCTCGATCATGAGCGCGGTCTCCAACATGCTCGGCAACACGCCGCTGGAAGACGCCATGTTCAGGAATATCGACCGGCTCGGCCCGGTGCCGTTCGACGAGGCAGACAAGGCCTATGCGGCCAAGATCCAGGCGACGCTCGGCCCGGCAGACATCCTCAACGACTACCGCAAGACCGGCATCGCGCCGCGCGAGAATACGCCGCTCTGCGATTTCGTCGTGCCGCAAGGCACGCGCGGCGTGCCGATGATCGGCTCGACCGATGTCGCCGACGTGAGCTGGAAGGTGCCGACCATCCAGGCCAGGGTCGCAACCCATGCGATCGGAACGCCCGGCCATTCCTGGCAGATCACGGCACAGGGCAAGGCGCCCGCCGCGCATAAGGGCATGGTCCATGCCGCCAAGATCATGGCGGCGACGGCGGTGGACGCGATCAGCGACGAGACGCTGCTGGCGCGCGCCAAGAAGGACCATCAGGAGCGGACGACGCGGACGCCGTATGTCTGCCCGATCCCGCCCGATGTGAAGCCGCCGATCAAGCCGCGGCCCGAGGCTGCCTGAACGAATTCGCCCGGAGAAACCTGCAAGGTTGCTCCGGGCGGCCGACATGTTTTCAATCAAACAACAACCAAAGAGCGGGACAGAGATCATGGCCAACCGAAATCAAGAGACCAAGCGACGCATTCCGGGACGCAAGCTCCTGTCGGCGGCAGCCGCCGCCGCGCTCTGCGCGGGAGCGGGCGCCGCCATCGCGGCCACGCCGAAGAACGCGCTGGTGATGGCCTGGAACATCGACGCGATCAGCACCTTCGATCCCGCCCAGGTCGGCGAGGTCGTCACCAACGAGATCCTGCAGAACACCTGCGACACGCTGGTCGATTTCGACCCGGCCGACGAGCGCAAGGTCGTGCCGAGCTTCGCCTCGCGCTGGGACGTGTCGCCGGATCGCAAGGAGATCACCTTCCACCTGCAGAAGGGCGCGAAGTTCCCCTCCGGCAACCCGGTGACGGCCGAGGATGTCGCCTGGTCGATGCACCGGGTCGTCAAGCTCAATTTCGGCAATGCCGCGACGCTGACCGAGTACGGCTTCACCAAGGACAATGTCGAGAAGAACATCGTCGCCGGTCCCGACACGCTCACCTTCAAGCTGGACAAGCCCTATCCGACGACGCTGGTGCTGCAGGCGATCGCCGCCAACCGCGTCTCCATGGTGATGGACAAGAAGACCCTGCTGGCGAACGAGCAGGGCGGCGATCTCGGCAACAAGTATCTCGCGACCCGCACGGCCTGCGTCGGCCCCTACAAGCTGACGCGCTGGAATGCCGGCGAGTCGATCGTGCTGGAGGCCAACGACAATTACTGGGGCAAGGCGCCGGCGCTGAAGCGCGTTCTGATCCGCCATGTCGCCGAGCCCGGCACACAGCGCCTCCTGCTCAGCCAGGGTGATGTCGACGTGGCGCGCGACCTGACCCCGGAAGACCTGCGTGACCTCGAGAGCTCGAAGGATATCGCGATCGAGAAGGTCCTGCGCCCGCAGCTCTTCTACTGGGGCTTCAACGTCGCGGACGGTCCGTTCGCCAAGGAGAAGGTGCGCCTCGCGATGCGCTACCTGATCGACTACGAGGGCCTGGGCAAGACGGTCATGACCCATCTCGGCGTGCCGCGCGCCAGCTTCGCCCAACTCGGTGCCGTCGGGGCGCTGGACGAGAAGGAAGGGCAGCCCTTCAAGCTCGATCTCGACAAGGCCAAGCAGCTCCTGACGGAGGCCGGCTATCCCAACGGCTTCGAGGCGAGCGTGCTGTTCGGCACGTTGCCGCACGCCAACCCGATCGCCCAGAGCGTCCAGCAGAACGCCGCCAAGGTCGGCGTCAAGCTCTCGCTGGAGCGCATGGCCAATGCCCAGCTCTTCAGCAAGGTGCGCGGGCGCGAGTACCAGTCGGCGATGCTCGCCTGGCAGACCGGCGTTCCGGACGCCCATGGCAACGCCTCGCGTCTCGTCTTCAACCCCGACAACCGGCTGGAAGCCAAGCAGACGCAATATCCGAGCTGGCGTGCCGCCTTTCAGGACCTCGAGCTGAACAAGCAGATCGATGCGGCCCTGCTGGAGCCCGACGCCGCCAAGCGCGACGCGCTCTATGCCACGATCCAGAAGGAAGTGATGGCCAAGGGTCCGATGGCCTTCATGTTCCAGATGAACAGCGTCGCCGGCGTGCGCAAGGACCTGAAGTCGTGGACGTGGAACGGCTTCCGGACCTATTACGAGCGCGCCGCCAAGTAAGGCCGCCGCGATGTCCCGAACCGCGACCGCGGCGCCGGGCCTGAGCAGCGATCCGGGACGGGCTATCCTCCCGTCCTGGGTCAAGGCCTCCGGCCGGACCCTCGCCTCCTTCGCCGTCACCCTCCTCGGGCTGGCGGCGTTGACCTTCTTCATCGGCCGCCTGCTGCCGCTCGATCCCGTCGTCGCCGTGCTCGGCGACAACGTGACCCAGGAAGCCTATCAGGCGATGTACAAGCAGCTCGGTCTCGACCAGCCGCTCTATGTCCAGTTCGGCCGCTATATCTGGGGCGTGCTGCATCTCGATTTCGGGATGGCGCTGACCACCGGCAAGCCGGTGATGGGGGATATCGCCCGCGTCTTCCCGGCGACGATCGAGCTCGCAAGCGTGGCGATCGTGATCGGCACCAGCCTCGGCATTCCGTTCGGCGTGCTCTCGGCGATGTATCGCGGATCCCTGCTCGACCAGGTCGTGCGGATCGTCGGGCTGATCGGCTATTCCGCGCCGAATTTCTGGCTCGGCCTGATGGGGCTGGTGCTGTTCTACGCCACTTTGGGCTGGGTCGGCGGGCCCGGCCGCATCGACTTCACCTACGAGTTCGACCTCGAACCCGTCACCGGCTTCCTGCTGATCGACAGCCTGCTCGCCGGCAACTGGGAGATGTTCGCCAATGCCGTGTCGCACATCATCCTGCCGGCCTCGATCCTGGCCTTCAGCTCGCTCGCCTATATCAGCCGGATGACCCGCAGCTTCATGATGGAGCAGCTCGGGCAGGAATATGTGGTGACGGCGCGCGTGAAGGGCCTGTCCTGGGCGCGCACCGTCTGGGGCCATGCCT includes:
- a CDS encoding S9 family peptidase, yielding MYEAASQIRLGIEPYLEIRSAKSPAVTPDGELLAYLSDESGTHQIWLRPLAGGAPWRLTDMPEPVGSIAFNPKSRDLLFTMDCGGDERHQLWLVPGASGVPQPLTDDPTVVHVWGCWAPDGQRIAFASNARDREHMDIYVMDMATRAARRVFEGSGYREAVAFFPDGRSLLVADATHAMNDQDLFRLDLASGAREALLPHEGRARYAQNRMKKDGSGFFTITDQGREFLSVAFRSASDGTLNWIVERDGQDIEAVALAPDQSRLAYVANDRGWNRIFVREIAGGAEFEVEGFPAGSVGSVAWLPDGSGLVFPLDGSTSSPDIWRFDIATKQVKRLTDASKAGLDQSTFVEPTVASTKSFDGLEVPFFVYRPRGKAPEGGHPAVVVVHGGPEAQWTPIFRADLQFFLSQGIMVIAPNVRGSTGYGRSYHHLDDKHLRMDSVADLKAVRLWLREQSDVNDERVAVYGRSYGGFMVLAALTEQPELWKVGIEFYGIANFLTLLETTGPWRRYLRAVEYGDPVTDRENLIRFSPIHKLDQIRVPLFIAQGFDDPRVPPGESEMVYSVLRGLGRPVEYVRIPHEGHGFARIENRRTVFGGVARFLREHL
- a CDS encoding M20 family metallopeptidase, with the translated sequence MQNSEIIWELVDAKRQPFEALSDRVWGMPEIAYTEYRSVGEHIAMLKEQGFRITENVAGIPTAVMGEAGEGGPVIAILGEYDALPGLSQEANIAEPKPVEAGGHGHGCGHNMLGSAALLAATAVKDWLARTGRPGRVRYFGCPAEEGGAAKAFMVRAGAFDDVDVAISWHPASMTKVDDALSLANTRMDFQFTGRASHAAAAPHLGRSALDAVELMNVGVNYMREHAPSDARIHYAYLDTGGIAPNVVQASAKVRYAIRARDLAGMLELNERVKKIAEGAALMTETTVSISIMSAVSNMLGNTPLEDAMFRNIDRLGPVPFDEADKAYAAKIQATLGPADILNDYRKTGIAPRENTPLCDFVVPQGTRGVPMIGSTDVADVSWKVPTIQARVATHAIGTPGHSWQITAQGKAPAAHKGMVHAAKIMAATAVDAISDETLLARAKKDHQERTTRTPYVCPIPPDVKPPIKPRPEAA
- a CDS encoding ABC transporter substrate-binding protein — its product is MANRNQETKRRIPGRKLLSAAAAAALCAGAGAAIAATPKNALVMAWNIDAISTFDPAQVGEVVTNEILQNTCDTLVDFDPADERKVVPSFASRWDVSPDRKEITFHLQKGAKFPSGNPVTAEDVAWSMHRVVKLNFGNAATLTEYGFTKDNVEKNIVAGPDTLTFKLDKPYPTTLVLQAIAANRVSMVMDKKTLLANEQGGDLGNKYLATRTACVGPYKLTRWNAGESIVLEANDNYWGKAPALKRVLIRHVAEPGTQRLLLSQGDVDVARDLTPEDLRDLESSKDIAIEKVLRPQLFYWGFNVADGPFAKEKVRLAMRYLIDYEGLGKTVMTHLGVPRASFAQLGAVGALDEKEGQPFKLDLDKAKQLLTEAGYPNGFEASVLFGTLPHANPIAQSVQQNAAKVGVKLSLERMANAQLFSKVRGREYQSAMLAWQTGVPDAHGNASRLVFNPDNRLEAKQTQYPSWRAAFQDLELNKQIDAALLEPDAAKRDALYATIQKEVMAKGPMAFMFQMNSVAGVRKDLKSWTWNGFRTYYERAAK
- a CDS encoding ABC transporter permease; this encodes MSRTATAAPGLSSDPGRAILPSWVKASGRTLASFAVTLLGLAALTFFIGRLLPLDPVVAVLGDNVTQEAYQAMYKQLGLDQPLYVQFGRYIWGVLHLDFGMALTTGKPVMGDIARVFPATIELASVAIVIGTSLGIPFGVLSAMYRGSLLDQVVRIVGLIGYSAPNFWLGLMGLVLFYATLGWVGGPGRIDFTYEFDLEPVTGFLLIDSLLAGNWEMFANAVSHIILPASILAFSSLAYISRMTRSFMMEQLGQEYVVTARVKGLSWARTVWGHAFRNIAVQVLTVVALSYAFLLEGAVLTETVFAWPGFGRYLTNALLAGDMNAVVGCTLLVGVIFVTLNLLCDLLYRVFDPRTR